The Intrasporangium calvum DSM 43043 sequence TGATGACCTGCTCGTCGCCGGAGTAGGCCTCGACGATCCGCGGCCAGCCGGCGAGCTGGTCGGCCACCTCGGACGGCAGCTCGCGGCGGGCCGCGTCCAGGAGCTGCTCGACCGGCGCGGCCTCCGAACCGGCGGCGGCCAGCTCGTCACGCACGGCTTCAAGCCGCTGGACCCGCGCGGCCTGTGCTGCGAGCTCCTCCGTGGTGGAGTGGTAGTCGCGCACCGTCTCGCTGATCTCCGCGAGGTAGCGCACCCGGGAGGACGGGACGACCGTGGCGATGCGGGTGGACTGCTTCGTCGAGACGGCGGGCAGGGCGCCCTCCTCGACCGGCACGCCCTTCTCGGCGAGGAGGCCCCGCAGCTCCTGGTAGAGGGCCGTGACGCCGTCGTCGTTGAACGTCGCCGCGCTCGTCCCGAAGACGGGCATGTCGCCGGGGCCCCGGCCGAAGGCCTCGCGGTTGCGGACCAGCTGCCGGCCCACGTCGCGCAGGGCGTCCTCGGCCCCGCGGCGCTCGAACTTGTTGATGGCCACGACGTCGGCCCGGTCGAGCATGTCGATCTTCTCGAGCTGGCTGCTCGCGCCGAACTCTGGCGTCATGACATAGAGCGACACGTCGGCGTAGTCGACGATCGCCGCGTCGCCCTGGCCGATGCCCGGTGTCTCGAGGATGACGAGGTCGAAGCCGGCGGACTTGGTGATGGCGATGACGTCGGCGAGATTGGCCGGGACCTGGCTGTGCCCGCGGGTCGCCAGGCTGCGGAAGAAGGCCCGGTCGCCGTCGAGCGAGGACATCCGGATCCGGTCGCCGAGCAGGGCCCCGCCGCCCCGGCTGCGGGTCGGATCGATGGCGAGGATGGCGACGCGCAGCTTGTCCTGCTGGTCGAGGCGCAGGCGGCGGACCAGCTCGTCGGTGAGCGAGCTCTTGCCCGACCCGCCCGTGCCGGTGATGCCGAGGACGGGAACCTGGCGTCGTGAGGCGGCCTCACGGATCGCCTCGAGCGTGCCCGAGTCGAGGTCGCCCTCCTGCGCGCCGGTGATGGCGCGGGCCACGGCGGCCCGTTCTCCTGCGAGCACGGCGTCGAGGCCGGCCGCGCGCACGTCCCACGGGTCGAAGTCGCAGTCCTTGATGATGGTGTTGATCATCCCGGCCAGGCCGAGCCGCTGCCCGTCCTCGGGGCTGAAGATCGTGACGCCGCTGCTGCGGAGTCGGGCGATCTCCTCGGGCACGATGACACCGCCGCCGCCGCCGACGACGCGGATGTGCTCTGCGCCGTTCTCCTTGAGGAGCTCGACGAGGTACTCGAAGTACTCGACGTGGCCGCCCTGGTAGGACGACACGGCGATGCCCTGGACGTCCTCCTCGATCGCCGCGTCGACGACCTCCTGCACGGAGCGGTTGTGGCCGAGGTGGATCACCTCGGCGCCCTGGCTCTGCATGATCCGCCGCATGATGTTGATCGATGCGTCGTGCCCGTCGAAGAGGCTCGAGGCGGTGACGATGCGGACGTGGTGAGCCGGCTGGTGCAGCTCGGGCTTCGGGTTGCTCACGAGGGGCCTCCGGACAGGGTGCGGCGGTGCGACGGTGCGGCACTGATGGGAAAATAGTAGGACTTCCAACTAATGGACGTCAACGCGTCGACCGTCCTACGATGTCGGCATGACAGGTGAAGCCACGCGCGGGCTCGAGTTCGACCCGATCGAGCAGGCCCGTACCCAATGGGTCGAGTCAGGCTGGGCCGACGCTGCCGCCGGGATGGCCGCCGTCACCTCGCTCATGCGCGCCCACCAGATCGTCCTCGCGCGCGTCGAGGCCACGCTCAAGCCCCTCGGCGTGACGTTCGCCCGTTACGAGGTGCTCATGCTGCTGTGGTTCAGCAAGCGTGGGTCGCTGCCGATGAAGATCATCGGCTCACGCCTGCAGGTCCACCCGACGAGCGTGACCAACGCCGTCGACCGGCTCGAGGACGCGGGCCTCGTGACGCGCTCGACCCACCCGGAGGACCGGCGCGCCTACCTCGTCGCGCTCACCTCCACGGGCCGCGAGCTCGCCGAACGGGCCACGAAGGCGCTCAACACCGAGGTCTTCGAGCAGCCGGGCCTCTCCGGACGCGACCTGCGCACGCTCGTCGACGTGCTGACCCGCCTCCGTCGCAGCGCGGGCGACTTCTAGCCGCGCTCGTCAGAGCCGGGCGTATGCCGCTGGGCTCGCTCGCGTTCGCGCGCCCCCATCGCGAGCGGCGGGGTGGGTGGACGACGAGCCGGCCCAGCGGCATACGGCATGGCGTTGGCGGCGAACCGCTCACTCCCCCGCGGGGCGGACGAGCGGGAGACGGACCCGGAACACGGTCCGGCCCGGGGCACTGTCGACCGAGATGTCGCCGCCGTGCCGGTCGACGACGATCCGGCGCGCGATGTCGAGGCCGAGGCCGGTGCCACTGCCGACCTGCTTCGTCGTGAAGAACGCCTCGAAGGCGCGCTCGACCACGTCGGCGGGCATCCCGACCCCCGTGTCCGAGATCTCGACGACCAGCCCGTCCCCGCCCGTCTCCGGACGAGCCGTGATCCCGAGGGTGCCCGACCCGGACATGGCGTCAACCGCGTTGTCGATCAGGTTGGTCCAGACCTGGTTCAGCTCGCCGGGGTGCGCGTCCACCCTCGGCAGGTCGTCGGAGTAGTCGCGGACCACCGCGACCCCATCGCCCTCGCGGAAGCGGGGGCCGAGGACGACGAGCGTGCTCTCGAGCCCGTCGCGCACGTCGACCTGCTGCCGGCCGGCGCGGTCCATCTGGGTGTAGGAGCGGACCGCGGCGACGATCCCCGAGACCCGGCGGGTCGACTCCTGCATCTCGTCCAGGAGGGAGGTGACGGACACGGTTGTGGCCACCCACTCGAGCCCCGAGGCCAGCGCGTCGCGGCCGACGATCCCGAGCGCCCGCTCGCACCACGACACGTCGGCACCCGACGAGGCCAACGCCGCGGCGACCGCCCACGGACGCGCGACGGAGTGATCCCCGAGCCACTCCCCCAGCGCCTCTTCCTCGTCCGCGAGCGCCACCGCGTCGTGCCGTGGCAGCCGGGGGCCCAGGTTGCGGCGCAGCTCGTCGAGCTCGACGAACTGCTCCGGAGTGAGGTTGTTCGCGAGGCCACGGATCGAGTCGATCAGCCGCGGCAGCTCCCCGGACAGCACCTCGGCAGCGCGGGCCGCCGCTGATGCGGGGTTGTTCAGCTCATGGGCGAGCCCGGCCGACAGGGTGCCGAGCGTGATGAGCGAGCCGCGTTGGCGCACCATCGACTCGATCGAGCGCGCGGTGACCATGATGCCCTCGATGAGGCGTCCGCCCAGCGGGAACCACTCCTGGGTCAGCTCACGCAGGTCCGTGGCCGCGACGCGCAGGAGCCGACCGGATGCGACGACCTGCCCCGTGGCGAGGTAGACGCCCGCCTGGTCCCACGCGCGAAAGCCTCCGGCCCACTGCCCGGGCGTGCGCATGTGGCTGACGACGACGCGCTCGTGGCCGACTCTGCGAGTCAGCTCGATCTCGCCCTCCAGCAGGACCCACCAGTGGTCGGCATGCTCACCCTCCCGCCAGGCGACGGCCCCGGGCTCGACGAGCACGTCCTCCGCAGCTGCGAGGAGCTGGGCCAGCTGGGAGGCCGCCAGTCCCTCGAAGATCGGCAGGTCGCGCAGCTCGAGTCCAGTGGCCATTTCGCTCCTAGACCGTTGCGAGGTAGCGGTGGACGAGGTGCACTGCCATCGCACCCTCACCCACGGCGGAGGCCACCCGCTTCATCGAGTCGAGGCGGGCGTCGCCCGCGGCGAACACCCCCGGCACGCTCGTCTCCAGGGCGAGCGGGGCACGCTCCAGAGGCCAGGGGTGGGCGCGGCTGCTGAACCTCGGGCCCGTCAGGTCGGTGCCCGTCACGATGAACCCGGCCGGATCGCGGGTGATGTCCTCCCCGAGCCAGTCGGTCCGTGGCGAGGCGCCGATGAAGATGAACAGCCAGTTGGTGTCGACCTCCTCAGCGGCACCCCGGTCGCCGGGGTCACCCTGGTCGCTCGACCGGGGGCGCGCGAGGGTGAGCGCCTCAAGGTGGCCGTCCCCGCGGGCGGCAGCCACCTCGGTGCGGAAGCGCACCATGATGTTCGCCGTCTGGTCGATGCGCTCGATGAGGTAGCGCGACATGCTCTCCGCGAGGGAGCCCGAGCGGACGAGCAGCGTCACCCGCTCGGCGAACCGGGCGAGGTTGAGGGCCGCCTGACCGGCCGAGTTGGCGGCGCCCACGACGTACACCTCCTCGCCTCGGCACTGGCTGGCCTCGCTCGCCGTCGCGCCGTAGTAGACGCCCCGGCCGGTGAAGGCGTCGAGCCCCGGTGCGGGAAGCCTCCGGTAGGAGACACCCGTCGCGACGATGAGGGCCCGGGCCTCGACATCGTCGGCGCCCTCGATGCGCACGGCCTGCACCGATCCCCTCGTCTCGCGACCCACGACGTCGCGCGCCACGACCATCTCGGCCCCGAAGCGAACGACCTGGGCCACCGCTCGCTGGGCGAGGTCGGAGCCGGTGAGGCCGCGCGGAAAACCGAGGTAGTTCTCGATGGCGGCACTCTGGCCCGCCTGGCCGCCCGGCGCCTCCCGCTCGACGATCACCGTGTCGAGCCCCTCGGAGGCCGCGTAGACCGCCGCGGCCAGGCCGGCCGGTCCGCCGCCGACGATGCAGACGTCGTAGAGCGGGCGCTCGGCGCGAGTGCGCAGCCCGAGCGTGTTGGCGACGTCCACGGTGGTGGGGTTTCGCAAGGCGTCCCGGCCGGGCGCGAGGACGATCGGCAGGTCCGAGTCGGCGGCACCTGCGATGGTGGCGAGCCGCTGCGCCTCGGCATCGCGCTCGACGTCGTACCAGCGATAGGGGACGTGGTTGCGCGCGAGGAAGGTCTTGATCTCGTGGCTGCGGTCCGACCAGCGGTGACCGACGACACGGACGTCCGTGGAGTGATCCGGATGCTGCTGCCCCCAGTCGCCGAGCAGGTCGTCGAGCACGGGGTAGAGCCGCTCCTCCGGTGGGTCCCACGGCTTCAGCAGGTAGTAGTCGAGGCCGATGTCGTTGATCGCCCGGATCGCGACGTCGGTGTCGGCGTAGGCCGTCAGCAACAGCCGCTTCGCCTCCGGCGCGTGGGTGCTGGCCTGCTCGAGCAGCTCGATGCCGGTCATGCCCGGCATGCGCTGGTCGGAGGCGATCAAGGCGACCGGCTGGCCGCGGAGCGCAAGCGTGGTGAGGACGTCGAGCGCCTCGGCGCCCGAGGTCGTCCGGATGACCCGGTAGTGGTCGGCGTACCGACTGCGCAGGTCGCGGGTGATCGCAGCCGACACGGCCGGGTCGTCGTCGACCGTCAGGATGGCAGGTTTGGGCATCCACCCTCCCAGATCCGCCCCCGGACCCAGCTTCGGGCAACGTGGAGGGGCCGATGTTGCGGTCAGCGTAGTTGCGAACTCGACCGCCGTCCGGGAAACCGCGGAACCTCCGAGTGAGTCCCTGACGGCGAGCAGGCGCGCCGCGTCAGCGCTCCTGCCGCGCCGACCCGTCCGCTGTGACGGGGAAGAGCTCAGGCTCGCGCAAGCCGCAGTCGGAGAACGCCGCTGCCACCGCCTCACTGACCTCGTCGAGCAGGTCGGTTCGCACGATGGCGATGGCCGAGCCACCGAAGCCCCCGCCGGTCATCCTCGCCGCGAGCGCCCCCCTGGCGCGCGCCGTGTCGACGGCGGTGTCGAGCTCCGCGCAGGAGATCTCGAAGTCGTCGCGCATCGAGGCGTGCGACGCGTCGAAGAGGGCGGTCAGCGCGGCGAAGCCGTCGGACTCGAGCGCCGCGACCGTCCGGGTGACCCGGTCGACCTCGGTGACGACGTGCCGGACACGCCGGCGCAGCACCTCGCTCGACAGTCGTGGCAGGACGCGCTCGAGGTCGGGGGGACGCAGCTCGCGCAGGGACCCGAGCCCCAGCTCGGCCACCGCGGCCAGGCACTCCTCGCGCCGGTTGCCGTACTGCCCGTCGTCGAGGGAGTGCTCGGCGCGGGTGTTCATGACCAGGAGCGCCAGGTCGTGCGCCGCCAGGTCGAACGGCACGTGGACGGGTGGCCGGTCGCCGTCGAAGTCGAGCAGCAGCGCCTCGTCGGCACGGGCGAGCAGCGCGGCCGACTGGTCCATGCCCCCGGTCGGGGCGCCCGCCACGTCGTTCTCGGCCCGGACGCAGACCCCTGCGAGCCGGCGGCGCCCGTCGTCGCCGTCGAGGCCCTCGAGGGCGAAGAGGTCGACCGCTGCGACGGCGACCGCGCACTCCAGGGCGGCGGAGCTCGAGAGCCCGGAGCCGAGCGGCACCCGGCCGTCCACCACGACGTCGAGGCCCCGGACCTCATGACCGGCCTGCTCGAGGGCCCAGAGGACGCCGACGGCGTAGGCCGCCCACCCACCCCGGTTGCCCTCGAGGAGCCCGTCGAGGGCGATGGTCCGCTCCCCCGGGACCTGCCGGGAGAGGATCCGCATCCTGCGGTCCTCGCGCCGGGCGGCGGCCACCCAGGTGCGGCGCGGGATCGCCATGGGAAGGCAGAGCCCTCGGTTGTAGTCGGTGTGCTCGCCGATGAGGTTGACCCGGCCGGGCGCGGACCAGACCCCGCTCGGCTCCCGTCCGAAGGCGTCCCGGAACGTGTCCCCGAGCTCGGCCGGAATGGTCGTCGGATCGGCGCTCATGCGTCGGCCAGGTCGCGCAGGCGGGCCGCCACCGACTCGGGCGCGACGTCGGTCACCCACCCGCCGACCCCGGACTCCGAGCCGGCGAGGTACTTGAGCTTTCCGGGAGCGCGCAGGATGGAGGTGATCTGCAGGCTGAGCCGCCAGTCCTCGCGGCCATCGTGGACCGGCGCCTGGTGCCAGCCGGCGATGTAGGGCAGCGGGATCGGTGCCGCATCAGGTCCGTCGGCAACCACCGGTGCCGCGTGGAACAGGTCGAGGCGACGGAGCAGCTGCGGGTAGACCTGCGCGAAGTCGGCGCGCTCCGGGCTGTCGAGCGAGGGCAGGTCGGGCACGGCCCGGTTGGGCACGAGGTGCACCTCGACGGGCCAGCGTGAGGCGAAGGGCGCATAGGCCGTCCAGTGCTCCGATCGCAGGACGACCCGCGACCCCGCGGCCAGCTCGGCGGCGAGGACGTCGGAGCCGAGCAGCCGGCCGGTCGCCGCCCGGTGCTCCCGGGCCCGCTCGAGCATGGCGCGAGTGCGCGCGGGCACGTAGGGGTAGGCGTAGATCTGGCCGTGCGGGTGGTGCAGGGTCACGCCGATCTCCGGGCCACGGTTCTCGAAGCAGAAGACGTACTCGACGCCGGCGAGCCGGCCCAGCTCCTCCGTCCGGTCGCACCAGGCCTCGAGGACTGTGGCGACCCGGGCAGGCGGCAGCTGCGCGAACTGTCCATCGTGGTCGCTGGTGAAGCACACGACCTCGCACCGGCCGCGCGCCGGGACCGTCGCGAAGAGCGGCTCCGGGACCGCCGACCCGAGGAGGTCCGCGGCTCCCTCGGAGAAGCTGGGGAACCGGTTCTCGAAGACGACCACGTCATAGGCAGGGTCCGGCACCTCGCTCGGCACCGACCCGCGGCCCGTAGGACACAGGGGACACTCGTCCGGCGGCGGCAGGAAGGTCCGGTTCTGACGGTGGCTCGCGACGGCCACCCACTCCCCCGTCAGGGCGTCGAACCGCATCTCGCCGGCCTCGGCTCGCGGCCCCAGCGGGCGCTCGTCCCGCAGGGGCGACCGCGCCTGGGTCACGTCGTCGAAGTAGATGATCTCGCGACCGTCTGCCAGCCTCGCGCTCGTTCGCCGCATCTCCCGCGCCACCTGGTCCCTCGTCTTCCACCGACATCCAGCCGCACCACGGATCCGTGCTCCCGGAGGGCTGGCCGTGACACCGGGGCGAGCCCAGTCTGTCGGACGTGACCCCCGTCACAACGACCGGGTCGAACGCTGGACGTCCAGGCTCAGGTGACCACCTCTGTGGCGAGCACGCGCCCCCGGACGCGCCCGGACTCGACGAGGCCCCCCATCCGGCGTTCCTGGTCCCTGACCGCGGCGTACCGCTCGTCCTGGCCGTGAGCCTCGCGAACAGCTGCCTCGACCTCGTCCTCGAGGCGCTGCCACGTCCCCCCGGCCGGTGGCAGGTCGTCCGTCCACGCCTCCTCCGCCACGGTGAACCCGCCGGCCGCCAGCAGCTGCCTCAGCTCCCCCAGTGAGGGGAAGGCGTTGCCCCACGGCACGTGGAAGGACTCGCCCGTCGCCACGACGACGAGCAGCCCGAGCCGGGCTCGTGGTCGCAGGACGCGACGCAGCTCGCCGAGCCACACCGCCTTCTCGTCGGTGGTGCAGAGCGTGCCGAGCGACCAGGCCAGCCCGAACGAGCCGGTGGCCAGGGGCAGCCGGGCGCCCTCGCCCAGGACGGAAGGCAGGTCGAAGAGGGCGGCAGCTCCCGCTGCTGCCGCCCGCATGGGCTCCACGCAGACGGGACGCACACCGGCCGCTGCCCTGGCATAAGCGGCCGGCCCGCCGAGCCCGGCCCCCACGTCGAGGAGCGGGTCGCCCGGTCCGGCGCCGAGCCGGGCCAAGAGCCAGTCGAGACCCGAGGGCCGCCCACTGCCGCGGCAGCCGGCCGGGATGGCGTGGTCGGGGCCGAGACGGGTCACCGCCTCGCGAGTCCACGCGGCCATCGTGCCGAACTCGTCCTGCATCTCCTCGTCCATCTCGTCGTGCATCACCATGCACCAGTCCTACCCGAACGGGCTGCGCCGGTTCGCAGCGACAGGCCCGCACCGCGTCGCTACGGTGGTCGAGTGACCACCCCGGTCCTTGCCTCGACCTCCACCGGCCGACCCGCACGCCGCATCCACCGGCACCTGCGAATGGGTC is a genomic window containing:
- a CDS encoding MarR family winged helix-turn-helix transcriptional regulator, which codes for MTGEATRGLEFDPIEQARTQWVESGWADAAAGMAAVTSLMRAHQIVLARVEATLKPLGVTFARYEVLMLLWFSKRGSLPMKIIGSRLQVHPTSVTNAVDRLEDAGLVTRSTHPEDRRAYLVALTSTGRELAERATKALNTEVFEQPGLSGRDLRTLVDVLTRLRRSAGDF
- a CDS encoding sensor histidine kinase, with amino-acid sequence MATGLELRDLPIFEGLAASQLAQLLAAAEDVLVEPGAVAWREGEHADHWWVLLEGEIELTRRVGHERVVVSHMRTPGQWAGGFRAWDQAGVYLATGQVVASGRLLRVAATDLRELTQEWFPLGGRLIEGIMVTARSIESMVRQRGSLITLGTLSAGLAHELNNPASAAARAAEVLSGELPRLIDSIRGLANNLTPEQFVELDELRRNLGPRLPRHDAVALADEEEALGEWLGDHSVARPWAVAAALASSGADVSWCERALGIVGRDALASGLEWVATTVSVTSLLDEMQESTRRVSGIVAAVRSYTQMDRAGRQQVDVRDGLESTLVVLGPRFREGDGVAVVRDYSDDLPRVDAHPGELNQVWTNLIDNAVDAMSGSGTLGITARPETGGDGLVVEISDTGVGMPADVVERAFEAFFTTKQVGSGTGLGLDIARRIVVDRHGGDISVDSAPGRTVFRVRLPLVRPAGE
- a CDS encoding FAD-dependent oxidoreductase, which encodes MPKPAILTVDDDPAVSAAITRDLRSRYADHYRVIRTTSGAEALDVLTTLALRGQPVALIASDQRMPGMTGIELLEQASTHAPEAKRLLLTAYADTDVAIRAINDIGLDYYLLKPWDPPEERLYPVLDDLLGDWGQQHPDHSTDVRVVGHRWSDRSHEIKTFLARNHVPYRWYDVERDAEAQRLATIAGAADSDLPIVLAPGRDALRNPTTVDVANTLGLRTRAERPLYDVCIVGGGPAGLAAAVYAASEGLDTVIVEREAPGGQAGQSAAIENYLGFPRGLTGSDLAQRAVAQVVRFGAEMVVARDVVGRETRGSVQAVRIEGADDVEARALIVATGVSYRRLPAPGLDAFTGRGVYYGATASEASQCRGEEVYVVGAANSAGQAALNLARFAERVTLLVRSGSLAESMSRYLIERIDQTANIMVRFRTEVAAARGDGHLEALTLARPRSSDQGDPGDRGAAEEVDTNWLFIFIGASPRTDWLGEDITRDPAGFIVTGTDLTGPRFSSRAHPWPLERAPLALETSVPGVFAAGDARLDSMKRVASAVGEGAMAVHLVHRYLATV
- the galK gene encoding galactokinase, translated to MSADPTTIPAELGDTFRDAFGREPSGVWSAPGRVNLIGEHTDYNRGLCLPMAIPRRTWVAAARREDRRMRILSRQVPGERTIALDGLLEGNRGGWAAYAVGVLWALEQAGHEVRGLDVVVDGRVPLGSGLSSSAALECAVAVAAVDLFALEGLDGDDGRRRLAGVCVRAENDVAGAPTGGMDQSAALLARADEALLLDFDGDRPPVHVPFDLAAHDLALLVMNTRAEHSLDDGQYGNRREECLAAVAELGLGSLRELRPPDLERVLPRLSSEVLRRRVRHVVTEVDRVTRTVAALESDGFAALTALFDASHASMRDDFEISCAELDTAVDTARARGALAARMTGGGFGGSAIAIVRTDLLDEVSEAVAAAFSDCGLREPELFPVTADGSARQER
- the galT gene encoding galactose-1-phosphate uridylyltransferase — its product is MRRTSARLADGREIIYFDDVTQARSPLRDERPLGPRAEAGEMRFDALTGEWVAVASHRQNRTFLPPPDECPLCPTGRGSVPSEVPDPAYDVVVFENRFPSFSEGAADLLGSAVPEPLFATVPARGRCEVVCFTSDHDGQFAQLPPARVATVLEAWCDRTEELGRLAGVEYVFCFENRGPEIGVTLHHPHGQIYAYPYVPARTRAMLERAREHRAATGRLLGSDVLAAELAAGSRVVLRSEHWTAYAPFASRWPVEVHLVPNRAVPDLPSLDSPERADFAQVYPQLLRRLDLFHAAPVVADGPDAAPIPLPYIAGWHQAPVHDGREDWRLSLQITSILRAPGKLKYLAGSESGVGGWVTDVAPESVAARLRDLADA
- a CDS encoding class I SAM-dependent methyltransferase; this encodes MVMHDEMDEEMQDEFGTMAAWTREAVTRLGPDHAIPAGCRGSGRPSGLDWLLARLGAGPGDPLLDVGAGLGGPAAYARAAAGVRPVCVEPMRAAAAGAAALFDLPSVLGEGARLPLATGSFGLAWSLGTLCTTDEKAVWLGELRRVLRPRARLGLLVVVATGESFHVPWGNAFPSLGELRQLLAAGGFTVAEEAWTDDLPPAGGTWQRLEDEVEAAVREAHGQDERYAAVRDQERRMGGLVESGRVRGRVLATEVVT